One Brienomyrus brachyistius isolate T26 chromosome 24, BBRACH_0.4, whole genome shotgun sequence DNA segment encodes these proteins:
- the LOC125719889 gene encoding ras-related protein Rab-1B-like, with translation MNPEYDYLFKLLLIGDSGVGKSCLLLRFADDTYTESYISTIGVDFKIRTIELDGKTIKLQIWDTAGQERFRTITSSYYRGAHGIIVVYDVTDQESYNNVKQWLQEIDRYASENVNKLLVGNKCDLTNKKVVDYTTAKEYADSLAIPFLETSAKNATNVEQAFMTMAAEIKKRMGPGATAGGDKPNLKIESTPVRPAGGGCC, from the exons ATGAATCCCGAATA TGACTACCTGTTCAAGCTGCTCCTGATTGGTGACTCTGGTGTGGGCAAGTCCTGCCTTCTACTGCGATTCGCT GACGACACCTACACCGAGAGCTACATCAGCACTATAGGGGTGGACTTCAAGATTCGCACCATCGAGCTGGATGGCAAGACCATCAAGCTACAGATT TGGGACACCGCTGGGCAGGAGAGGTTCCGCACCATCACTTCCAGTTACTACAGAGGTGCTCATGGGATCATCGTCGTTTATGACGTGACGGATCAG GAGTCGTATAACAACGTGAAGCAGTGGCTGCAGGAGATCGATCGCTATGCCAGCGAGAACGTCAACAAGCTGCTTGTGGGCAACAAGTGTGACCTCACCAACAAGAAGGTGGTGGACTACACGACGGCCAAG GAGTATGCCGACTCGCTGGCCATTCCTTTCCTGGAGACCAGTGCGAAAAACGCCACCAACGTGGAGCAGGCCTTCATGACCATGGCGGCAGAGATCAAGAAGCGAATGGGTCCCGGGGCCACCGCCGGGGGAGACAAGCCCAACCTGAAGATCGAGAGCACCCCGGTGCGGCCGGCTGGCGGAGGTTGCTGTTAG